The genomic segment AGTTCAAGACCTTACAAGACATTTCTGTACGAGAATGCCTGGTCAGCGAAGCCGGTGAGAAAGGAGAGATACACATGTCCTGTCCCAATATTTCCACCTTAAATCTATCGAAAAATCTGCTGTTTTCCTGGGAAAATGTCGCAGAAATTGCCTTTCAGCTCGAGAAGCTGAAAACTCTTGAACTCAGTGAGAATAAGCTTTCACTTCCATCAGATCCGTCTTCATTGGCAAATTCTTTTAGACATTTGACCGCGTTGTCCCTTAACCGGTCCGGTGTAACGTGGAATACGGTTCTACAGTGCGCGGTTATGTGGCCTGAACTGGAAGAGCTGCATCTGGCTTCAAACAACATAACGGAGTTAGAACGACCCGTGAATTGTCTTCAGTCTCTAACACTACTTGATATTTCCAACAATCACATTACGGATGGAAACCAACTTTGTGCCGTTTCAGATTTACCAAGATTAAAACAATTGATCATTTCAGAGAATAAGATTTCATCTATAAACTTTCCCGCTCCGCTCGGTTGTTGCACTGAGAGTTTTGCGTCCTTGAACCATCTGTCCGTGGATGGAAATGGTATATCCCAATGGGCCTTCTTCAACGAACTGAACAAACTCAGCAATTTACATTCTTTAAATTGCCAGAATAACCCAATAATGGAATCCGATAAGAACCCGGAAACTACCCGACAGATTATAATAGCGAAGATATCCAGGCTGAAGATATTAAACCGGACTGTGATTCTTCCACAGGAAAGAAAGGGAGGGGAACTTGACTACCGAAAAATGTTTGGGAATGATTGGGTTAAATC from the Hyla sarda isolate aHylSar1 chromosome 8, aHylSar1.hap1, whole genome shotgun sequence genome contains:
- the TBCE gene encoding tubulin-specific chaperone E, which gives rise to MTGVLPSDPIGRRIICDGEYATVHYVGMVPPTPGIWLGVEWDNPLRGKHDGRHEGTKYFTCSHPTGGSFIRPKMANFGVKFLTAVTKRYGPSDDWNETMVVGKKTVELVGFELIQEEQSQFKTLQDISVRECLVSEAGEKGEIHMSCPNISTLNLSKNLLFSWENVAEIAFQLEKLKTLELSENKLSLPSDPSSLANSFRHLTALSLNRSGVTWNTVLQCAVMWPELEELHLASNNITELERPVNCLQSLTLLDISNNHITDGNQLCAVSDLPRLKQLIISENKISSINFPAPLGCCTESFASLNHLSVDGNGISQWAFFNELNKLSNLHSLNCQNNPIMESDKNPETTRQIIIAKISRLKILNRTVILPQERKGGELDYRKMFGNDWVKSGGHQNTDLNNPLMEFLLDHPRYSELITKYGAPDEAEIKQPQPFALKNQLLSLTIMCPEKADQKPINRKLPESMTVQKVKGLLYRLLKVPGSELKLSYESSKMEGKEIQLENDLKPLHFYSMENGDRVLVRW